Proteins found in one Epinephelus fuscoguttatus linkage group LG4, E.fuscoguttatus.final_Chr_v1 genomic segment:
- the neil1 gene encoding endonuclease 8-like 1: MPEGPELHLASLYINKLCAGVVFTGAVRKSEVSKSPDVPFTCEAYRITATSRGKEVKLTLTPMKSDDTKKRVKAGQADQPMDIVFRFGMSGYFRFTSEDELPKHAHLRFYSKETPCRVLSFVDTRRFGSWQPNGTWQPDRGPCIMFEYDSFRKNVVSSLSDRAFDRPICEVLLNQKYFNGIGNYLRAEILFRLNIPPFVAARTVLEGLDSEDLCENEKPVKNEIMGTKTSGRAKQKRVNKEMGDLLRLCHTVPLEVVNLGGKGYDPQKQDYSGFQAWLQCYYVDGMKSLRDHNGRTMWFKGEPGPMAPKDPKSPKAKKRAKKEDDHDYTQKKKARSRSESTSKKKGVKKETKTRTPKKGKDACPKEAGAKRRKAEKSPKVNTPQHEKRSTARRRKSSSVEPTAGAQRRSGRLTRQSGK; the protein is encoded by the exons ATGCCTGAGGGACCTGAGCTCCACCTGGCCAGCCTTTACATCAACAAATTGTGTGCAGGAGTGGTGTTCACTGGAGCAGTCAGAAAATCTGAGGTCAGCAAAAGTCCTGATGTGCCCTTCACCTGTGAGGCCTATCGCATCACTGCTACTTCCAGAGGGAAGGAAGTGAAGCTCACTCTGACGCCCATGAAGAGCGATGATACAAAAAAGAGAGTGAAGGCAGGACAAGCAGACCAGCCCATGGATATTGTCTTTCGCTTTGGGATGTCGGGCTATTTCCGCTTCACCTCAGAGGATGAGCTGCCTAAGCATGCCCATCTGCGTTTTTATTCCAAAGAGACGCCCTGCAGAGTGCTGAGCTTTGTGGATACACGCAGGTTTGGCAGCTGGCAGCCCAACGGGACGTGGCAGCCTGACAGAGGGCCATGCATCATGTTTGAGTATGACAGCTTCAG gaagaatgtgGTGTCGAGCCTCTCTGACCGAGCCTTTGACCGACCCATCTGTGAAGTTCTGCTCAATCAGAAGTACTTCAATGGTATCGGGAACTACCTGAGAGCTGAAATCCTTTTCAG GTTGAACATCCCTCCCTTTGTGGCCGCAAGGACCGTACTGGAAGGCCTTGACTCAGAAGATTTATGTGAAAATGAGAAGCCTGTGAAAAATGAGATCATGGGCACAAAG ACCTCAGGGAGAGCTAAACAGAAACGAGTGAATAAGGAGATGGGTGACTTGCTCAGACTGTGTCATACAGTGCCTCTGGAGGTGGTGAACCTAG GTGGAAAGGGCTACGATCCCCAGAAGCAAGACTACTCTGGCTTCCAGGCATGGCTGCAGTGTTACTATGTGGATGGAATGAAATCTCTCCGGGATCACAATGGCAGAACTATGTGGTTCAAA GGAGAGCCAGGCCCCATGGCGCCTAAAG ATCCAAAGTCACCCAAGGCAAAAAAGAGAGCAAAGAAAGAAGATGACCATGATTACACACAGAAGAAAAAG GCCAGAAGTCGCTCAGAAAGCACATCAAAGAAGAAGGGAGTCAAAAAGGAAACTAAGACCAGAACaccaaagaaaggaaaggatgCATGTCCAAAGGAAGCCGGAGCCAAGAGAAGAAAGGCTGAAAAGTCCCCAAAAGTAAACACACCTCAACATGAAAAGAGATCTACTGCACGtaggaggaagagcagcagcgTGGAGCCGACTGCAG GTGCACAGAGGCGGAGCGGGAGACTGACCAGACAGAGCGGCAAATAA
- the commd4 gene encoding COMM domain-containing protein 4, protein MRFRFCGDLDCPDWVLAEISTLAKLSSVKMKLLCAQVLKDLLGDGIDYDKVAKLTADAKFESGDIKASVAVLSFIFSSAAKHDVDSESLSSELQQLGLPKEHTTGLCKSYEDKHSALQGKLRETSLRLGSLEAVSWRIDYTLSSSELREVNEPVIQLKLQAQGAESGSSETTVVSISANKFRVLLAELKQAQARMNALQ, encoded by the exons ATG CGGTTCCGTTTCTGTGGAGATTTGGACTGCCCGGACTGGGTACTCGCTGAAATTAGCACATTAGCGAAGCTT TCGAGTGTTAAGATGAAACTCCTCTGTGCTCAAGTGCTGAAGGATTTGCTCGGGGATGGCATTGAT TATGACAAGGTTGCAAAGCTTACTGCAGATGCAAAGTTTG AGAGCGGAGACATTAAAGCCAGCGTGGCGGTGCTCAGCTTCATTTTCTCCAGTGCAGCGAAGCACGATGTTGACAGTGAATCTCTGTCCAGTGAGCTGCAGCAGCTTGGTCTGCCCAAAG AACACACGACAGGTCTCTGTAAATCATATGAAGACAAGCACTCTGCACTGCAAGGCAAACTGAGAGAGACGAGCCTGAGGC TGGGCAGTCTGGAGGCTGTGTCATGGCGCATCGACTACACTCTGAGCTCCAGTGAACTGAGGGAGGTGAATGAACCTGTGATTCAGCTGAAACTGCAGGCTCAAGGAGCAGAGTCAGGCTCCTCAGAGACGACCGTTGTTTCCATTTCCGCCAACAAGTTCAGAGTATTGCTGGCAG AGCTCAAACAAGCCCAAGCGAGGATGAATGCACTACaatga